A region of Syngnathoides biaculeatus isolate LvHL_M chromosome 20, ASM1980259v1, whole genome shotgun sequence DNA encodes the following proteins:
- the si:dkey-14d8.1 gene encoding zinc finger protein ZFP2 isoform X2: MASPLQLTYSFMWQVIRQRNVRQYTKVEEFVTMVTQTVPELMSFKQTAQLVLGLRARIILDLLQREGQPDSRTIQILINKLKITTSTHPADVEVEKCQTNFMVLVQNLLKSPAERKHFFKEVFPVQYGTKFDTALQTLTAGLVCKLEQLLPVPNLSQLSAMISSESANLEACGGFIPEGNDLKTLLLYQQSKGLLSGKATISSSVGDCVLSSLAFRPKPVEPPPPPPPPPPPPPPPPPAPQPVVSPPIASPLPDHDDLGDISDQSDDVAVLVATSQVDTAASSEAAKGLQKTAVSEANLGPEAEQSKGGDDVVAAERSEPPRTPLKSIPFKVVSAPVKSASPQFTVTKDGQKVQTQRVTLHQWVSQIATNTISLPALPPLPPDRLSDDDYSRPSIRRKKQIRPPADRFNCSMCDKSFPYQSKLMDHERIHTGEKPFGCTSCNKSFRTQAFLNNHLKTHSTARPYACGQCGKCFAKLQSLTKHMLAHSGQKPFYCDICNKGFTQSTYFKRHMECHTSQMTFPCKHCNKSFPTAFKLSNHERWHTRDRPHMCERCGKRFLVPSLLKRHMGYHIGDRQYLCSQCGKTFVYLSDLKRHQQDHIPKAKIPCPVCQKKFSSKYCLRVHLRIHTRERPYRCSICEKSFTQVGNLKVHIRLHTNERPFSCEVCGKTYKLASHLNVHKRTHSCKKPWMCETCGKGFTVPGLLKTHELMHLRESNPDLAAKRRNRGKQKKNSLKKKFDEEEEEEGIDEY, encoded by the exons ATGGCCTCCCCGCTGCAGTTGACGTACTCCTTCATGTGGCAGGTGATCCGCCAGAGGAATGTCAGGCAGTACACGAAGGTGGAAGAGTTTGTCACCATGGTGACGCAGACCGTCCCGGAGCTCATGAGTTTCAAGCAGACGGCCCAGCTCGTCTTGGGTTTGAGGGCGAGG ATCATTTTGGATTTGCTTCAGAGGGAGGGGCAACCAGACTCCCGCACTATTCAAATACTAATAAATAAACTAAAGATCACTACAAGTACACATCCGGCG gacgtggaagtggagaaatgTCAAACCAACTTCATGGTGCTGGTCCAGAATCTGCTGAAGAGCCCCGCCGAGCGGAAACACTTCTTTAAG GAAGTGTTCCCGGTTCAGTATGGCACCAAGTTTGACACGGCGCTGCAGACTCTGACCGCCGGCCTGGTGTGCAAGTTGGAGCAACTGCTTCCTGTCCCCAACCTCTCCCAG CTCAGTGCCATGATCTCATCAGAGTCCGCTAATCTAGAAGCATGTGGAGGCTTCATCCCAGAAGGCAACGACCTCAAAACTCTCCTCCTGTACCAGCAGTCCAAGGGCCTCCTGTCTGGTAAAG CAACCATCTCGTCTTCAGTGGGCGACTGTGTGCTCTCGTCGCTCGCCTTCCGACCCAAACCCGTcgagcctcctcctcctcctccgccgcctcctcctccccctccccctccccctcccgctCCACAGCCCGTAGTCAGCCCTCCGATCGCAAGCCCGCTCCCCGACCACGACGACTTGGGTGACATTTCGGACCAGTCGGACGACGTGGCGGTCCTTGTCGCCACCTCTCAGGTCGATACCGCAGCCAGTAGCGAAGCCGCAAAGGGTCTCCAAAAAACTGCGGTTTCTGAGGCGAATCTGGGCCCGGAGGCGGAGCAAAGCAAAGGAGGCGACGACGTCGTGGCAGCGGAGAGGTCGGAACCACCACGAACGCCCTTGAAGTCCATCCCATTTAAGGTCGTGTCGGCGCCCGTGAAAAGTGCGTCGCCGCAGTTCACAGTGACAAAAGATGGGCAAAAGGTCCAAACGCAGCGAGTGACCCTGCATCAGTGGGTGTCGCAGATAGCCACCAACACCATCTCCCTCCCGGCCTTGCCGCCGCTCCCCCCTGACAGGCTTAGCGATGACGACTACTCCAGGCCAAGCATCCGGAGAAAGAAGCAAATCCGGCCCCCCGCCGACCGCTTCAACTGCAGCATGTGCGACAAGAGCTTCCCGTACCAATCCAAGCTCATGGACCACGAGCGCAtccacacgggcgagaagcccTTCGGGTGCACGTCGTGCAACAAAAGCTTCCGCACGCAGGCCTTCCTCAACAACCACCTGAAGACGCACAGCACAGCGCGGCCGTACGCCTGCGGCCAGTGCGGCAAGTGCTTCGCCAAGTTGCAGAGCCTCACCAAGCACATGCTGGCCCACAGCGGCCAGAAGCCCTTCTACTGCGACATCTGCAACAAGGGCTTCACGCAGTCCACCTACTTCAAGAGGCACATGGAGTGCCACACCAGCCAGATGACGTTCCCGTGCAAGCACTGCAACAAGAGCTTCCCGACCGCCTTCAAACTGAGCAACCACGAGCGGTGGCACACCCGGGACCGCCCGCACATGTGCGAGCGCTGCGGCAAGCGCTTCCTGGTGCCCAGCCTGCTGAAGCGGCACATGGGCTACCACATCGGCGACCGTCAGTACCTCTGCTCGCAGTGCGGCAAAACCTTCGTTTACCTCTCGGACCTGAAACGACACCAGCAGGACCACATCCCCAAGGCCAAGATCCCCTGCCCCGTGTGCCAGAAGAAGTTCTCCAGCAAGTACTGCCTGAGGGTACACCTGCGCATCCACACCCGGGAGAGACCGTACCGCTGCTCCATATGCGAGAAGAGCTTCACGCAGGTGGGAAATCTGAAGGTCCACATCCGGCTGCACACCAACGAGCGGCCCTTCAGCTGCGAGGTGTGCGGAAAGACGTACAAGCTGGCGTCGCACCTCAACGTCCACAAACGGACTCATTCGTGCAAGAAGCCCTGGATGTGCGAAACGTGCGGGAAGGGCTTCACCGTCCCGGGCCTGCTGAAGACCCACGAGCTGATGCACCTGCGCGAGTCCAACCCGGACTTGGCTGCCAAGCGCAGGAACAGGGGCAAGCAGAAGAAAAACTCCCTCAAGAAGAAGTTtgacgaggaggaagaggaggaaggaatTGATGAATATTGA
- the ints13 gene encoding integrator complex subunit 13 has protein sequence MKMFSVAHKTVFVVDHCPYMAESSRQQVECDVLTKSRGQGVIPLAPVSKSLWTCAVECSMEYCRILYDIYPLDKLINYIVSDSEFHLLNSWKRDCQSTHELMSSLAAVGPPNPREDPECCSILHGLVAAVESLCKITELQHEKRIALMDTAERVANRGRIICLTNAKSDTHVRMLEDCIQETILEQNKLAAGSDRLMGIQQCELVLIHIYPQGDDTLVSDRPKKEVSPLLTSEVHSVRAGRHLATKLNILVQQHFDLASTTITNIPMKEEQHANTSANYDVELLHHKDAHMEFFKSGDLHMAGSSTRENGLKETVTLKWCTPRTISVELHYCTGAYRISPTDVNSRPSSCLTNFLLNGRSVLLEQPRKSGSKVISHMLSCHGGEIFLHVLNNNRSMLEDPPSISEGCGGRVTDYRITDFGEFMKENRLTPVSEASHHPAAKLPAERAKAQLERHTRYWPMIISQTTIFNMQAVVPLANLIVKEVLTEEDVLTCQKTVYNLVDMERKNDPLPISTVGSRGKGPKRDEQYRIMWNELETLVKTHAGATDRHQRVLECIVACRSKPPEEEERKKRGRKREDREDRAEKNVAKDVEDKSWKDSERVKNVPDKEDQESEVIKDSPDSPEPLIKKPRLATDEVEAPEGAKGPVSLLALWTNRITAKSRKRREFIGRARSVNSKFELYQHLKDENGMDILENGKASR, from the exons ATGAAGATGTTCTCGGTGGCCCACAAGACCGTCTTTGTGGTGGATCACTGTCCCTACATGGCCGAGTCCAGCCGTCAACAGGTGGAGTGCGATGTGCTGACCAAGAGCCGAGGCCAAGGAGTCATCCCTTTGGCGCCTGTGTCCAAATCCCTGTGGACGTGCGCCGTGGAGTGCTCGATGGAATACTGCCGCATCCTCTATGACATTTATCCACTGGACAAACTG attaATTACATTGTGAGTGACTCAGAGTTCCACCTCTTGAATAGCTGGAAACGGGATTGCCAGAGCACTCATGAG CTCATGTCTTCCCTGGCCGCGGTGGGGCCGCCCAACCCGCGCGAAGACCCCGAGTGCTGCAGCATCCTGCACGGGCTGGTGGCAGCGGTGGAGTCGCTCTGCAAGATCACCGAACTGCAGCACGAGAAGCGCATCGCCCTGATGGACACGGCCGAGAGGGTCGCCAACCGGGGTCGCATTATCTGTCTGACGAATGCTAAGAG TGATACTCATGTTCGCATGTTGGAAGACTGCATTCAGGAGACCATCTTGGAGCAAAACAAGCTGGCAGCAGGATCAGACAG GCTGATGGGAATCCAGCAGTGCGAGCTGGTCCTCATTCACATTTACCCCCAGGGCGACGACACGCTGGTGTCGGACCGGCCCAAGAAAGAG GTGTCGCCTCTGCTGACCAGCGAGGTTCACAGCGTCCGCGCAGGCAGGCACTTGGCGACCAAACTCAACATCCTGGTGCAGCAGCACTTCGACTTGGCCTCCACCACCATCACGAACATCCCCATGAAG GAAGAGCAGCACGCCAACACGTCGGCCAATTACGACGTGGAGCTCCTGCATCACAAGGATGCGCACATGGAGTTCTTTAAAAGTG GGGATTTGCATATGGCCGGCAGCAGCACGCGGGAAAATGGGCTCAAAGAAACGGTCACGTTGAAATGGTGCACACCGCGGACCATCTCCGTAG AACTGCATTATTGCACAGGGGCTTACCGCATCTCCCCCACTGACGTCAACAGTCGTCCTTCGTCATGTCTGACCAACTTTCTCCTCAATG GTCGTTCGGTGCTCCTGGAGCAGCCGAGGAAGTCTGGGTCAAAGGTCATCAGCCACATGCTCAGCTGCCACGGAGGCGAGATCTTCCTGCACGTGCTTAATAACAACCGTTCCATGCTGGAGGACCCGCCCTCCATCAGCGAAGGCTGCGGCGGCCGAGTGACCGACTACCGCATCACC GACTTTGGAGAGTTCATGAAGGAAAACCGCCTGACTCCCGTTTCCGAGGCCTCCCATCATCCGGCAGCGAAGCTGCCAGCGGAGCGGGCCAAAGCTCAGCTTGAACGCCACACACGTTACTGGCCCATGATCATCTCCCAGACCACCATTTTCAACATGCAGGCA GTGGTTCCTCTGGCTAACCTGATCGTGAAAGAGGTTCTGACTGAGGAGGACGTTCTCACCTGCCAGAAGACCGTCTACAACCTGGTGGACATGGAGAGGAAAAACGACCCGCTTCCAATCTCCACTGTGGGTTCCAGAGGCAAAGGCCCCAAGAG AGACGAGCAGTATCGCATAATGTGGAACGAGCTGGAGACTTTagtgaaaacccacgccgggGCCACAGACAGGCACCAGAGGGTCCTGGAATGTATCGTCGCCTGCCGCAGCAAACCTccggaggaagaggagaggaagaagcGGGGAAGGAAGAGGGAGGACAGGGAAGACCGGGCAGAGAAAAACGTGGCCAAGGATGTCGAGGACAAAAGCTGGAAGGACTCAGAAAG GGTGAAAAATGTGCCGGATAAGGAGGATCAAGAGTCGGAAGTCATCAAGGATTCACCGGATTCCCCAGAACCACTCATCAAGAAACCCCGCCTGGCCACTGACGAGGTTGAAGCACCAGAGGGCGCAAAAG GTCCGGTCTCGCTCCTCGCTCTGTGGACCAACCGGATCACCGCCAAGTCCAGGAAGCGGCGGGAGTTTATAGGCAGAGCGCGCTCGGTCAACAGCAAGTTCGAGTTGTACCAGCACCTCAAAGATGAAAACGG GATGGACATTCTTGAAAATGGCAAGGCCTCCAGATGA
- the si:dkey-14d8.1 gene encoding zinc finger protein ZFP2 isoform X1: MERRSEGAGGGGALPLASLRLMASPLQLTYSFMWQVIRQRNVRQYTKVEEFVTMVTQTVPELMSFKQTAQLVLGLRARIILDLLQREGQPDSRTIQILINKLKITTSTHPADVEVEKCQTNFMVLVQNLLKSPAERKHFFKEVFPVQYGTKFDTALQTLTAGLVCKLEQLLPVPNLSQLSAMISSESANLEACGGFIPEGNDLKTLLLYQQSKGLLSGKATISSSVGDCVLSSLAFRPKPVEPPPPPPPPPPPPPPPPPAPQPVVSPPIASPLPDHDDLGDISDQSDDVAVLVATSQVDTAASSEAAKGLQKTAVSEANLGPEAEQSKGGDDVVAAERSEPPRTPLKSIPFKVVSAPVKSASPQFTVTKDGQKVQTQRVTLHQWVSQIATNTISLPALPPLPPDRLSDDDYSRPSIRRKKQIRPPADRFNCSMCDKSFPYQSKLMDHERIHTGEKPFGCTSCNKSFRTQAFLNNHLKTHSTARPYACGQCGKCFAKLQSLTKHMLAHSGQKPFYCDICNKGFTQSTYFKRHMECHTSQMTFPCKHCNKSFPTAFKLSNHERWHTRDRPHMCERCGKRFLVPSLLKRHMGYHIGDRQYLCSQCGKTFVYLSDLKRHQQDHIPKAKIPCPVCQKKFSSKYCLRVHLRIHTRERPYRCSICEKSFTQVGNLKVHIRLHTNERPFSCEVCGKTYKLASHLNVHKRTHSCKKPWMCETCGKGFTVPGLLKTHELMHLRESNPDLAAKRRNRGKQKKNSLKKKFDEEEEEEGIDEY, from the exons ATGGAGAGGCGGTCCGAGGGTGCTG GCGGTGGAGGGGCTCTCCCGCTGGCCTCCCTCCGACTGATGGCCTCCCCGCTGCAGTTGACGTACTCCTTCATGTGGCAGGTGATCCGCCAGAGGAATGTCAGGCAGTACACGAAGGTGGAAGAGTTTGTCACCATGGTGACGCAGACCGTCCCGGAGCTCATGAGTTTCAAGCAGACGGCCCAGCTCGTCTTGGGTTTGAGGGCGAGG ATCATTTTGGATTTGCTTCAGAGGGAGGGGCAACCAGACTCCCGCACTATTCAAATACTAATAAATAAACTAAAGATCACTACAAGTACACATCCGGCG gacgtggaagtggagaaatgTCAAACCAACTTCATGGTGCTGGTCCAGAATCTGCTGAAGAGCCCCGCCGAGCGGAAACACTTCTTTAAG GAAGTGTTCCCGGTTCAGTATGGCACCAAGTTTGACACGGCGCTGCAGACTCTGACCGCCGGCCTGGTGTGCAAGTTGGAGCAACTGCTTCCTGTCCCCAACCTCTCCCAG CTCAGTGCCATGATCTCATCAGAGTCCGCTAATCTAGAAGCATGTGGAGGCTTCATCCCAGAAGGCAACGACCTCAAAACTCTCCTCCTGTACCAGCAGTCCAAGGGCCTCCTGTCTGGTAAAG CAACCATCTCGTCTTCAGTGGGCGACTGTGTGCTCTCGTCGCTCGCCTTCCGACCCAAACCCGTcgagcctcctcctcctcctccgccgcctcctcctccccctccccctccccctcccgctCCACAGCCCGTAGTCAGCCCTCCGATCGCAAGCCCGCTCCCCGACCACGACGACTTGGGTGACATTTCGGACCAGTCGGACGACGTGGCGGTCCTTGTCGCCACCTCTCAGGTCGATACCGCAGCCAGTAGCGAAGCCGCAAAGGGTCTCCAAAAAACTGCGGTTTCTGAGGCGAATCTGGGCCCGGAGGCGGAGCAAAGCAAAGGAGGCGACGACGTCGTGGCAGCGGAGAGGTCGGAACCACCACGAACGCCCTTGAAGTCCATCCCATTTAAGGTCGTGTCGGCGCCCGTGAAAAGTGCGTCGCCGCAGTTCACAGTGACAAAAGATGGGCAAAAGGTCCAAACGCAGCGAGTGACCCTGCATCAGTGGGTGTCGCAGATAGCCACCAACACCATCTCCCTCCCGGCCTTGCCGCCGCTCCCCCCTGACAGGCTTAGCGATGACGACTACTCCAGGCCAAGCATCCGGAGAAAGAAGCAAATCCGGCCCCCCGCCGACCGCTTCAACTGCAGCATGTGCGACAAGAGCTTCCCGTACCAATCCAAGCTCATGGACCACGAGCGCAtccacacgggcgagaagcccTTCGGGTGCACGTCGTGCAACAAAAGCTTCCGCACGCAGGCCTTCCTCAACAACCACCTGAAGACGCACAGCACAGCGCGGCCGTACGCCTGCGGCCAGTGCGGCAAGTGCTTCGCCAAGTTGCAGAGCCTCACCAAGCACATGCTGGCCCACAGCGGCCAGAAGCCCTTCTACTGCGACATCTGCAACAAGGGCTTCACGCAGTCCACCTACTTCAAGAGGCACATGGAGTGCCACACCAGCCAGATGACGTTCCCGTGCAAGCACTGCAACAAGAGCTTCCCGACCGCCTTCAAACTGAGCAACCACGAGCGGTGGCACACCCGGGACCGCCCGCACATGTGCGAGCGCTGCGGCAAGCGCTTCCTGGTGCCCAGCCTGCTGAAGCGGCACATGGGCTACCACATCGGCGACCGTCAGTACCTCTGCTCGCAGTGCGGCAAAACCTTCGTTTACCTCTCGGACCTGAAACGACACCAGCAGGACCACATCCCCAAGGCCAAGATCCCCTGCCCCGTGTGCCAGAAGAAGTTCTCCAGCAAGTACTGCCTGAGGGTACACCTGCGCATCCACACCCGGGAGAGACCGTACCGCTGCTCCATATGCGAGAAGAGCTTCACGCAGGTGGGAAATCTGAAGGTCCACATCCGGCTGCACACCAACGAGCGGCCCTTCAGCTGCGAGGTGTGCGGAAAGACGTACAAGCTGGCGTCGCACCTCAACGTCCACAAACGGACTCATTCGTGCAAGAAGCCCTGGATGTGCGAAACGTGCGGGAAGGGCTTCACCGTCCCGGGCCTGCTGAAGACCCACGAGCTGATGCACCTGCGCGAGTCCAACCCGGACTTGGCTGCCAAGCGCAGGAACAGGGGCAAGCAGAAGAAAAACTCCCTCAAGAAGAAGTTtgacgaggaggaagaggaggaaggaatTGATGAATATTGA